The Panicum virgatum strain AP13 chromosome 5K, P.virgatum_v5, whole genome shotgun sequence genome has a window encoding:
- the LOC120706742 gene encoding UDP-glucuronic acid decarboxylase 2-like — protein MASELTYRGGAAAHGSASNGGEYSPKPSKPLSWLSRAARYAAAEHRPVFALAGMLFAAALFTFSSSSSSSTSASSYTAASAGFRHLAIAGHPSFRESSVGGKVPLGLRRRALRVLVTGGAGFVGSHLVDRLVERGDSVIVVDNFFTGRKGNIAHHLQNPRFEVIRHDVVEPILLEVDQIYHLACPASPVHYKYNPIKTIKTNVVGTLNMLGLAKRIGARFLLTSTSEVYGDPLQHPQVETYWGNVNPIGVRSCYDEGKRTAETLTMDYHRGANLEVRIARIFNTYGPRMCIDDGRVVSNFVAQALRKEPLTVYGDGKQTRSFQYVSDLVEGLMKLMEGDHIGPFNLGNPGEFTMLELAKVVQDTIDPEAHIEFRPNTADDPHKRKPDISRAKELLGWEPKVPLHEGLPLMVTDFRKRIFGDQEESTEAAGGLS, from the exons ATGGCGTCGGAGCTCACGTAccggggcggcgccgcggcgcacgGCTCCGCCTCCAACGGCGGGGAGTACTCCCCGAAGCCCTCCAAGCCGCTCTCCTGGCTCTCGCGCGCCGCCCgctacgccgccgccgagcaccgCCCCGTCTTCGCCCTCGCCGGCATGctcttcgccgccgccctcttcaccttctcctcctcctcctcctcctccacatcCGCCTCGTCCTACACCGCCGCGTCGGCCGGATTCAGACACCTCGCCATCGCCGGGCACCCGTCCTTCCGCGAGTCCTCCGTCGGCGGCAAGGTGCCCctgggcctgcggcggcgcgcgctgcgggTGCTCGTGACGGGCGGCGCCGGGTTCGTGGGGAGCCACCTGGTGGACCGGCTGGTGGAGCGCGGCGACAGCGTGATCGTCGTGGACAACTTCTTCACGGGGCGCAAGGGGAACATCGCGCACCACCTCCAGAACCCCAGGTTCGAGGTGATCCGCCACGACGTCGTCGAGCCCATACTGCTCGAGGTCGACCAGATCTACCACCTCGCCTGCCCGGCCAGCCCCGTGCACTACAAGTACAACCCAATCAAGACCATC AAGACAAATGTAGTTGGGACACTGAATATGCTTGGATTGGCAAAGAGGATTGGGGCAAGATTTCTACTCACCAGCACCAGTGAGGTCTATGGTGATCCCCTCCAGCACCCTCAGGTGGAAACTTACTGGGGCAATGTCAATCCTATTG GTGTCCGGAGCTGCTATGATGAGGGAAAGCGCACTGCTGAAACATTAACCATGGACTACCATCGCGGTGCCAACCTTGAG GTGAGGATCGCCCGGATCTTCAACACATATGGTCCTCGCATGTGCATCGATGATGGCCGTGTTGTCAGCAATTTTGTTGCTCAG GCGCTGAGGAAGGAGCCTTTGACTGTCTATGGTGATGGCAAGCAGACTAGGAGCTTTCAGTACGTCTCGGATTTG GTGGAAGGGCTGATGAAGCTAATGGAAGGGGACCACATTGGACCGTTCAACCTGGGAAACCCTGGTGAATTCACGATGCTGGAGCTGGCTAAGGTGGTCCAGGACACCATTGACCCAGAAGCGCACATTGAGTTCCGTCCAAACACTGCAGATGATCCACATAAGCGCAAGCCTGACATCAGCCGAGCCAAAGAGCTTCTTGGCTGGGAGCCCAAGGTTCCCCTACATGAGGGCCTTCCTCTCATGGTCACTGACTTCCGCAAAAGAATCTTCGGGGACCAGGAAGAATCCACTGAGGCAGCTGGTGGCCTTTCTTAA
- the LOC120706743 gene encoding caffeoylshikimate esterase-like produces the protein MEVEYHEEYVRNSRGVQLFTCGWLPAAAAPKALVFLCHGYGMECSGFMRECGVRLAAAGYGVFGIDYEGHGKSMGARCYIRSFRRLVDDCHHFFKSICELEEYRSKSRFLYGESMGGAVALLLHMKDPAFWDGAVLVAPMCKISEKVKPHPLVITLLTQVEDAIPKWKIVPTKDVIDAAFKDPVKREKIRKNKLIYQDKPRLKTALEMLRISMYIEDSLSQVKLPFFVLHGEADTVTDPEISRALYERAASADKTIKLYPEMWHGLTAGEPDENVEAIFSDIVAWLNERSRSWTMEDRLRKMTPAPGKLVDGENRGEAPARERPQRQRRGFLCGLTGRTHHHAEM, from the exons ATGGAGGTCGAGTACCACGAG GAGTACGTGCGGAACTCGAGGGGCGTGCAGCTCTTCACCTGCGGCTGGctgcccgccgcggcggcgcccaagGCGCTCGTCTTCCTCTGCCACG GCTACGGCATGGAGTGCAGTGGCTTCATGAGAG AATGCGGCGtgcggctggcggcggccgggtaCGGCGTGTTCGGGATCGACTACGAGGGCCACGGCAAGTCAATGGGCGCCCGCTGCTACATCCGCAGCTTCCGCCGCCTCGTCGACGACTGCCACCACTTCTTCAAGTCCATCTGCG AGCTTGAAGAGTACCGGAGTAAGAGCCGGTTCCTGTACGGCGAGTCCatgggcggcgcggtggcgttgCTGCTGCACATGAAGGACCCCGCCTTCTGGGACGGCGCCGTCCTCGTCGCGCCCATGTGCAAG ATATCGGAGAAGGTGAAGCCGCACCCGCTGGTGATCACGCTCCTGACGCAGGTGGAGGACGCGATCCCCAAGTGGAAGATTGTGCCCACCAAGGACGTCATCGATGCCGCCTTCAAGGACCCCGTCAAGCGCGAAAAG ATCAGGAAGAACAAGCTCATCTACCAGGACAAACCGCGGCTCAAGACCGCGCTGGAGATGCTCAGAATCAGCATGTACATAGAAGACAGCTTGTCACAG GTGAAGCTGCCGTTCTTCGTCCTGCACGGCGAGGCCGACACGGTGACGGACCCGGAGATCAGCCGCGCGCTGTACGAGCGCGCGGCCAGCGCGGACAAGACCATCAAGCTCTACCCGGAGATGTGGCAcggcctcaccgccggcgagcccgacGAGAACGTGGAGGCCATCTTCTCCGACATCGTCGCCTGGCTCAACGAGCGCAGCCGCAGCTGGACCATGGAGGACCGCCTCAGGAAGATGACGCCGGCGCCCGGAAAGTTGGTTGATGGCGAGAACCGCGGTGAGGCGCCGGCTCGCGAGCGGCCTCAGCGACAGCGCCGAGGCTTCCTCTGCGGGCTCACCGGCAGGACGCATCACCACGCTGAGATGTGA
- the LOC120706740 gene encoding protein SENESCENCE-ASSOCIATED GENE 21, mitochondrial-like — protein MERVASSCVGHLAQRRAYSVAAAMAKGAGRRADDEKKAAAKRVMGKKEVNTAAAEKTAWVPDPVTGYYRPAGGAKEVDAAELRAKLLTQAAN, from the exons ATGGAGAGAGTTGCATCAAGCTGCGTCGGCCACCTGGCTCAAAG GAGGGCCTACTCCGtggccgcggccatggcgaaGGGAGCCGGGCGGAGGGCCGACGACGAGAAGAAAGCGGCGGCCAAGCGCGTGATGGGCAAGAAGGAAGTGAACACCGCAGCTGCGGAGAAGACGGCGTGGGTGCCGGACCCGGTGACCGGGTACTACCGCCCGGCGGGTGGCGCCAAGGAGGTGGACGCGGCGGAGCTGCGCGCCAAGCTGCTCACGCAGGCGGCCAACTGA
- the LOC120706741 gene encoding protein DETOXIFICATION 45, chloroplastic-like, translating to MLHHHSALVSAHPTICSPARLACSSILCNKANRRTTASPSTNRAKLLQLRGWPSTRQRRTIPLASGQSLPGYSPDDADQSLQPSDNISFAAAKEAVIGINSGINSGSVSSELILLALPAVFGQAIDPMAQLMETAYIGRLGALELASAGIGVSIFNIVSKIFNIPLLSIATSFVAEDISKSAIKHPSSGKLELQSVSSALMLAAGIGIIEALALFLGSGLFLKLMGVSPVSPMYKPAKLFLSLRALGAPANVLMLAVQGIFRGFKDTKTPVFYIGLGNLSAVVLLPLLIYGFQLGITGAAISTVASQYIITILLLRSLSKRAVLLPPRLDQLEFGGYLKSGGMLLGRTLSILLTMTIGTSMAARQGPTAMAAHQICLQVWLAVSLLADALAVSAQALIASSYAIVDYKRVQKIAMFVLQVGVVSGLALAVGLYASFGNIARLFSSDQEVLMVVKSCALFVCASQPINALAFIFDGLHYGVSDFDYVAQATIAVGVMSSLVLLWAPSVFGLAGVWIGLTTLMGLRMAAGILRLLWKWGPWSFLHEEP from the exons ATGCTGCACCACCATAGTGCGCTTGTCTCTGCGCACCCAACGATTTGTTCACCCGCTAGGCTTGCTTGTTCTTCCATATTATGTAACAAAGCAAACAGAAGAACCACCGCTTCACCGTCAACCAACCGTGCAAAGTTGCTCCAGCTGCGGGGGTGGCCTTCTACACGGCAGCGGCGCACCATCCCTCTCGCCAGTGGCCAGTCACTGCCAGGATACAGCCCCGACGATGCTGATCAAAGCCTTCAACCAAGCGACAACATCTCTTTCGCTGCTGCAAAGGAGGCTGTCAT AGGAATAAACAGTGGGATCAATTCTGGGAGTGTCAGCAGTGAGCTAATTCTTCTAGCTCTACCGGCAGTCTTTGGTCAAGCTATTGATCCAATGGCGCAACTTATGGAGACTGCATACATTGGTAGATTAG GTGCATTGGAATTGGCTTCGGCTGGTATTGGTGTATCGATTTTTAATATTGTGTCAAAGATCTTCAACATACCATTGTTGAGCATTGCAACTTCATTTGTGGCAGAGGATATTTCTAAAAGTGCTATCAAGCATCCTAGTTCAG GCAAATTGGAGCTTCAATCTGTATCATCTGCCTTGATGTTAGCTGCTGGAATTGGTATAATTGAAGCATTAGCATTGTTCCTAGGATCAGGATTGTTTCTTAAACTAATGGGCGTGTCACCT GTCTCTCCAATGTATAAGCCTGCAAAACTCTTTCTTTCATTGAGAGCTCTGGGAGCCCCTGCAAATGTGCTTATGCTGGCAGTCCAAGGTATCTTTCGGGGATTCAAGGACACCAAGACTCCAGTGTTTTATATAG GATTGGGCAATCTCTCTGCTGTAGTCCTTCTTCCTCTACTTATATATGGCTTTCAGCTTGGCATAACCGGAGCTGCAATTTCTACTGTTGCGTCCCA GTACATTATTACaattcttcttcttcggtctcTTAGTAAAAGAGCAGTTCTACTTCCTCCGAGACTAGACCAGTTAGAGTTCGGTGGATATCTGAAATCTG GTGGTATGCTGTTGGGGAGAACTCTCTCAATTCTATTAACTATGACCATTGGTACATCAATGGCTGCTCGACAAGGCCCAACAGCTATGGCTGCTCATCAGATTTGTTTGCAAGTATGGCTTGCTGTGTCTTTGCTTGCTGATGCTTTAGCAGTTTCTGCCCAG GCACTAATAGCAAGCTCTTATGCAATAGTGGACTACAAAAGGGTTCAGAAGATAGCAATGTTTGTGTTGCAG GTAGGAGTAGTTAGTGGATTAGCCTTGGCTGTTGGTTTGTATGCCTCATTTGGCAATATAGCTAGACTATTTAGCAGTGACCAAGAGGTCCTAATGGTTGTCAAATCATGTGCATTG TTTGTCTGTGCCAGTCAACCAATTAATGCCCTGGCATTCATTTTTGATGGTCTACATTACGGTGTATCAGATTTTGACTATGTTGCTCAAGCTACT ATTGCGGTCGGGGTCATGTCATCACTGGTCCTGTTATGGGCTCCATCTGTATTTGGCTTGGCTGGAGTCTGGATTGGTTTGACTACACTCATGGGGTTGCGCATGGCTGCAGGCATCTTGAG GTTGCTATGGAAATGGGGGCCTTGGTCGTTTTTGCATGAGGAGCCATAA
- the LOC120706745 gene encoding probable sarcosine oxidase, giving the protein MAAAPALPQATSAGHRFEFDVIVVGAGIIGSCAAHAAASRGARALLLERFDLLHHRGSSHGESRIIRDAYAKARYLPMVRLARRLWADAEAESGYRVLTPAPHLSMGPRGNATLVAAAGNAGAVEVDLARRWGGAFRVPDGWLTAVSERGGGVLRATKAVAMFQALAVRKGAAVRDNADVVSIEKAPEGGVVVKTSGGEEFRGAKCVVTVGAWASKLLRSVAGVELPIQPLHTLTLYWRIKPGREGDLTAKAGFPTFSSYGDPPVYGTPSLELPGLIKISCDGGPPCDPDGRDWVSGDREVTERVARWIEASMAGHVEAAGGPVIRQSCMCCMTPDGDFVMDFLGGDFGEDVVVGAGFSGHGFKMGPAVGRILAEMAIDGKADTAAEAGVELGHYRINRFDGNPMGNAKD; this is encoded by the coding sequence atggccgccgcaccCGCACTTCCCCAGGCCACCTCCGCCGGCCACCGTTTCGAGTTCGACGTGatcgtcgtcggcgccggcaTCATAGGCAGCTGCGCCGCGCACGCGGCCGCGTCTCGCGGGGCGCGCGCCCTGCTCCTGGAGCGCTTCGACCTGCTCCACCACCGCGGCTCCTCCCACGGCGAGTCCCGCATCATCCGCGACGCCTACGCCAAGGCGCGGTACCTGCCCATGGTGCGCCTCGCGCGCCGCCTCTGGGCGGACGCCGAGGCCGAGTCCGGCTACCGCGTGCTCACCCCGGCGCCGCACCTCTCCATGGGCCCGCGCGGCAACGCcacgctcgtcgccgccgccgggaacgccggcgcggtggaggtggaccTGGCCCGGAGGTGGGGAGGCGCCTTCCGCGTCCCGGACGGGTGGCTAACCGCGGtgagcgagcgcggcggcggagtgcTGAGAGCGACCAAGGCGGTGGCCATGTTCCAGGCGCTAGCCGTCAGGAAGGGCGCCGCGGTCAGGGACAACGCCGATGTCGTGAGCATCGAGAAGGCGCCGGAGGGCGGCGTCGTGGTGAagacgagcggcggcgaggagttCCGCGGCGCCAAGTGCGTCGTCACGGTGGGCGCCTGGGCGAGCAAGCTGCTCAGGTCCGTCGCCGGCGTGGAGCTCCCCATCCAGCCGCTGCACACGCTGACCCTGTACTGGCGCATCAAGCCCGGCCGCGAGGGCGACCTCACGGCGAAGGCCGGGTTCCCGACGTTCTCCAGCTACGGCGACCCGCCGGTGTACGGCACGCCGTCGCTGGAGCTCCCGGGCCTGATCAAGATCAGCTGCGACGGTGGGCCGCCGTGCGACCCGGACGGCCGCGACTGGGTCTCCGGCGACCGGGAAGTCACCGAGCGCGTGGCCAGGTGGATCGAGGCGTCCATGGCGGGCCACGTGGAGGCAGCCGGCGGGCCGGTGATCCGGCAGTCGTGCATGTGCTGCATGACGCCGGACGGGGACTTCGTGATGGACTTCCTCGGCGGGGACTTCGGGGAGGACGTGGTGGTCGGCGCCGGGTTCTCCGGGCACGGGTTCAAGATGGGGCCGGCGGTGGGGAGGATCCTGGCCGAGATGGCCATCGACGGCAAGGCCGatacggcggcggaggccggcgtggAGCTCGGTCACTACAGGATCAACCGTTTCGACGGCAACCCCATGGGAAATGCCAAGGACTAA